From Paenibacillus sp. PvR098:
GTCACGTTGGGCGATACGCTGGACTATATGAGACAGCTTGAAGGAGAGCATCTGACCGTTCAGGCGGAGAAAGCCACTTATTCCAATCAAGCGGACGGTGTGCATGTTCAAACGGTAGTTACGTTACGTAATGAAGGGGATTCGATGGCTTCCCTGCCATCCCTACTTGCTTCTTATCAGTTCGGGGGCTCCAGGGCATCCATTACCTCTACGGATCATACGTCTCGTCTTTCCTATCTGTCACCAAAGGAAACGGCGTCATTCTACTTTAATGCGGTACTTCCTGAAGGAATTGATCCGAATACGGTGCAGCTGGTGCTGTGGGAGAAGACGACAGGCTCTTCCGCCAATTCTTCTGCATCCGGCACTTCGTCGAGCGGCGTATCGGGTACGACCACATCTAACGGGACGCCCAGCTCCGCATCCGCAGCGACTGCCGATTCAACAGCACAAGTACCCGTGACGGTTTTCCTCTTGAAAGGGGCTAGCGAAGCCCGCAGCGCCTTCTTATCTGCTCCAGCATACACGCTGGGGGAAAAGCTAATGCTCAGCAGCAGCGGCGTTGTCGATAAAAATCTGGATGTTTCCTTAGTAGAGCTTCACACTCACGTGAATGAAGATTTTGGTTACCAGACAGCGATCGGCAAGTATAAAATTACGAACAAAGGTACAAGCACCATTGCGCTTCCGGAGCTTCAAAACGAGCTGATAGACAGCCAAGGAAAGTCATACACAGGCAGTAGACAAAGCTCAGTACCCGAGTTGATCATGCCGGGCACCTCCTATGTAATTAGCTATTCGTACTTGCTGCCGAGCTCACTTGAAGAGGATAGATTTGCACTGAATGTTTATGATGATCAAGCCGTATCGCAAGGGAAAGTTTCACTTGGGGCCTATCAGGTAGGAATCCAGGAGGAATCAGACAGTGATACGATTTCGTTCTATCCTTTTTTGGTTCAGTTTAAAGACTTTGCACTAGGCTGGTCTTACAGCAGTGGGTCTTATACGTATTATTTGAATCTCACCATGGCTATAGATCGCCCGGATCCCGTCATTGTCGACTCGAATTTCTCAAGAGTGCAGTTTGAATTGGTCGATGCGCTGGATCGTATCATAGGCATGAAGACGATGACCTTTACGGGAACCGATAAGCTCATTAACGGTAAGCAAAAAATTACGTTCTCCGGCTTGAGTGATGAGCAGGGAAGCAGCGGAAATCGAGTGAAGATCTATGAAATCGTCGAGACGGCCAATGGAACGGCCAAGCGTCTGGTTAAGGAATTAAAATATTAAGCCGAATAACAGCTTTTCATGCTCTTTAGGGCGATTGCACATGTGTCATGTGTGCATTCGCCCTATTGGCGTGCCGAAACAGCTTCTTTGTCAAAATAAATTTCCAGCAAGAAAAATCAAATATTGGAAGAGAACAATGCTATATAATGAGCATAGAAGGAAGAATGAACTCTACCTTGAAACGATTGCTCAATATACAGCGATCTCGAAATATCATTTTCACCGATTATTTCACTCTAATGTGGGTATGACACTGACGAGCTACATCCGCAGAAGGAGACTATCGAATGCGGCTAGTGAACTCATCACCACCGAGCGGCGTATTCTGGAAATCGCGTTGGATTATCAATTTGAATCTCAGGAGGCATTTACCCGTGCCTTTAAAAAATTGTTTCATATGACGCCTGGTCAATATCAGTGTAACGGAGAGTGCATGAACCACACGACATCAACGTGTGGTTTCTTACTTTTATTGCAGTGCGATTGTACCATTTATCGAATATTACTTTGACACACATAGTAATATGCAGTACATTGTAGATAAGAGGTGAACCCAATGCAGGAGAACAGCATTAGTCGGGATTTCATTCGCGGCAATATCGATACGATCATTCTTCGTGTATTGATTGAAGGCGATAACTACGGCTATGAAATTATAAAAGCGATATCCAAAAACAGTCATGGAAAGTATGAATTGAAAGAACCTTCTCTTTATACCAGCTTAAAGAGGCTTGAATCTCAACAATTGATCGAGTCTTACTGGGGGGATGAAAGTCAAGGAGGCAGG
This genomic window contains:
- a CDS encoding PadR family transcriptional regulator, with the protein product MQENSISRDFIRGNIDTIILRVLIEGDNYGYEIIKAISKNSHGKYELKEPSLYTSLKRLESQQLIESYWGDESQGGRRKYYKVTAAGIEAYKHHLAAWKTAKVLIDQLIE
- a CDS encoding helix-turn-helix transcriptional regulator; the encoded protein is MLYNEHRRKNELYLETIAQYTAISKYHFHRLFHSNVGMTLTSYIRRRRLSNAASELITTERRILEIALDYQFESQEAFTRAFKKLFHMTPGQYQCNGECMNHTTSTCGFLLLLQCDCTIYRILL